In Clostridia bacterium, the following are encoded in one genomic region:
- a CDS encoding Rad52/Rad22 family DNA repair protein: MGIHEQLLTPFPAEEIEWRVQSCGITNNKPWVKVLAYVEARAIQNRLDEVFGWDGWTEEYRNVGDNMICRLGVLTEKGWIYKENGASNTDIEAFKGGISGAFKRVAASGYGIGRYLYNLEESYAECQLEKPSNTKGWETAKTKEKDPSQKKTIYWKIPTLPKWALPSSGNANTPKEENLPKTGNADDKDILKCFDCSKKISVAEHDYSVSKYKKPLCMTCQSKVKQAV; encoded by the coding sequence ATGGGAATACACGAGCAGTTATTGACACCTTTCCCAGCGGAGGAAATAGAGTGGAGAGTACAGAGTTGCGGTATAACAAACAACAAACCATGGGTTAAGGTTTTAGCATATGTAGAAGCAAGAGCAATTCAAAACAGACTTGATGAAGTTTTTGGTTGGGATGGATGGACTGAAGAATACCGGAACGTTGGTGACAACATGATATGTAGGCTAGGTGTATTAACTGAAAAAGGATGGATTTACAAGGAGAATGGAGCAAGTAATACAGATATAGAAGCATTTAAAGGTGGTATAAGCGGGGCTTTTAAAAGGGTTGCCGCAAGTGGCTACGGTATTGGACGGTATCTATATAACTTAGAAGAATCTTATGCTGAATGCCAATTAGAAAAACCTAGTAATACAAAAGGGTGGGAAACAGCAAAAACAAAAGAAAAGGATCCATCTCAAAAGAAAACAATATACTGGAAAATTCCTACTCTTCCCAAATGGGCTTTACCCAGTAGTGGTAATGCAAATACGCCCAAAGAAGAAAATTTACCTAAAACGGGTAATGCGGATGATAAAGACATACTGAAATGTTTTGATTGCAGTAAGAAAATATCAGTAGCTGAACATGACTACAGTGTAAGTAAGTATAAGAAGCCATTATGTATGACATGCCAGAGTAAAGTAAAACAAGCAGTTTAA